A window of Gimesia sp. genomic DNA:
TAAAATCCCCGTTTTGGGAATTGTCGAGAATATGTCGGGCGAAATCTTCGGACGGGGCGGTGCCAAAGCCCGTGGTGAAGAATTGCAGATTCCCTTCCTGGGCGAGATTCCGATGAACGCCGAGATTCGGGAAAAATCGGATGCCGGCCAGATTTCACATCTCTTGACCGAAGAATTGGCTTCAACAGAACCATTGCTCAAAGTGGCCGAAGCGACTGCCATCGAAATTGCCCGCGAACTGCTGGAAAATCCAATCAAGCCTGCCATGGAGATTCTCTGATCCCGCGTGATCGCAATCCGTGTTCTTCAGCCGCAGCGTTCTGAACTACATATTCACCCTGTGATCATATAGTATAGAATGAGAGAAAATATTGAATCCGATGTCTGACAGACAGAATTCAGCCGTACAGAATACCGAAATGAATGAGAAAATAATCACCATTGATGAGTTGCTTGAGGAGTTTGATTTTCTTGGTGACTGGGAAGAGCGTTGCGACTTTCTGATCGATCTCGGTTTTGAACTGCCGCCGATGCCCGAGACTGAGAAAACCGAAGCCAACCGCGTGCACGGCTGTCAGAGTATGGTCTGGTTGACGACGGGCCTGCAGGAATCCGAGGGCCGCAAGGTGTTACGCATCAATGCAGACAGCGATGCCCTGATCGTCAAAGGTCTGATTGCGGTTCTGCTGGCGATCTATCAGAACCGGACGCCTGATGAAGTGCTTAAGATCGATGTGAAGGATTATTTCTCCCGTCTGCAACTGGATAAATATCTCAGCACGCAGCGCAAAAACGGGTTGATGGGCATGGTCGAACGGGTTCAACAGGAAGCCCGCGTGCTCGCCGAGCAGAACTAAGACGCTGCCCACCCGGTCTGCCGCTGATGTCAGCGGACTGTCTACTTTTGCGGTGGGAGTTCCAGTTTTTCAAAGCGGAGCTCAATCGGTGCTGCAGTGATCAGGGTGGGGGCCAGGTAAGTAAACTGATCGGGGCGCGCAGTCGCCGGCAGTCCTATGAAACGATAGAGCACGCCAATTTTTCCTGTGCTCTCAAGAGTCGTCTGTGAAGAACCTTCGAGCCAGAATTTTTTCCCCTGTGCATCCTCCAGATAGGCCCGGTTGTGGTAAATCCAGGTGCGATGCGACTCAAATGCAGGCCCGCCATAATCGTAGCTCAGGGCGATTCGTACATTGAGATCCTGACTGTCGGGCAACTGCTTTCGCTCGACGTCGACGAGTTCGACCGACACGTTGCCCCGTCGACGGACTGCTCCCTGAGAAGTGGAGAGATCACGAAACGTAATCGGCAGGGTTTCTGCAGCCAGTTCCATTTCCAGATGACCATACACGCGAACCGCCTGTGGATGTTGTCCCCGCTCCAGAATCCACTGCATCGTGAAGTTCAGATTTTTGCCCCCCTCTCCCAGCGGGAGTTCATATTTCGCGCCGGGATTAAAAGGAGGCAGCCTGGTTCCCGTCGTTGCATCTGCTTGTAGTCTGCGGGCAGCATAACTCAAAAACAGCGGTCGTAAACGGGGTTCGACTTGGATTCGAAATGTGATGCGGAGCAGATCCTGGTCCTCGCTTCCTGCCAGAGGACGCGTCTGCAGGCGTTCCGCTGTAATTCGGAAAGGCCCGTCATAACAGACTGCGGGATCAGAGGCGGTCTTGGATTCTGATGAGGCACGCGGTTCGAAGTGGATTTGATCTCGAGGACCAATAATCTGATAGGTTACCGGCACCTTATGTGTTAATTCATCAACGGCTTGCCAGAACGGTGTCGCGATAAAACGAACATCAATTTGCTGCTTCAGCTGTGATTCGGATAACCGGGTCCAGTCCAGCTGATTATCTGTCTGTTTCATGATCGTCTGCAGGATCCGTTGTAAAGAAAAACGCCCCTCTAGATTAACCAAGGAAGCTTTGATTGATTCCCGGGCCGCCTGTTTCTCGATCTGCAGTCGAATCCGCTGCAGCGCCTCGCGAACGGATGGGCTGGCGACCAGTTCGGGAGCCGGGAGCAGGTTCAATACCGGCTTCCCCAATTCAACCAGCGCCAGTTCGGCCCGCTGGCGCACCATTCGCTGATTATCATCCAGCTGGCGAACCAGTTCTTCTACCTGTTTTCTGTTTGTGGCTTGTTGTTCGCTGGCAGGAGACGCAGGGGGGGCAGACAGTGTGACAGACGTCAGACTCAATACAGCAGCAAGCAGGCATAAACCACTCATCAGGCCGTTGGTCATGCAGGAATGGTACACGGGGCTGCTTTCTATATAAGGGCAAGAGTAGAAGAGATCATAATAGTCATAGACGCATGGGCTACTCTTCATTGTAACTGTTGGTCGGATGGTGAAAATCCCGGAAATTGAGATTCACCAGAACGAGTATCAGTTAAAACCGGTACCTTCCTTGCAGTTTGACAGCAACTTTGTACTCAGAGTCACTGATGTTGATTTTTCGCAGCCTGTCCCCCAGACAAGTATTATACTTTCAACAGGACGTTACTCATCACTCCCCCCGCCAGCCTGTCGTCTGACTTAAGGCCCGATTAATGTCAACCTGCCTGCAATCATTCCTGTTCTGTCTCAGAGGCGTCAGTCTCTTCTGCCTGCTGGCAGTGCCTGTCTGTGCCAAACCTCCTTCCTTGATCGAACTTAAGACCGAAGACCAGGTCTTTACAGGAAAATCTCTGATTCATGACCACGACGTGAGCTGGATGGTCGATCAGACGGGCATGTTATCAAAAGTTCCTTTGAAAAAAGTAACCTCGTTCCGCAGGGTGGCATCCGAGTTCCAAACGCTTTCTCTTTCCGAGATGAAAAAACAGCTGCAGGACGAATTCGGACCATTGTTTGAAGTCACGACGACCCGGCATTACCTGGTCTGTGCCCCACGCGGAAAAGCACGCGCCTATGCCAACGTGTTTGAGGAACTTTATCAGTCGTTCAGTCATTACTTCGCCTTGCGTGGCTACCAGGTGAAAACTCCCGAATTCATGATGGTGGCGGTGATCTTTCCGGATCAGCAGCAGTTCTTCGAATACTGTCGCAAAGATGGTGTCCGCGCGGGGCAGGGTTTACTGGGTTACTATCACCCTTATACAAACCGGACGGCACTGTTCGATCAGAACGCAGCTCCCACAGTCGGAGAATTGGAACAGACGCAGAGCGGCACACAACTCACATATTCCCGGATCTCCAACAGTGGCAAGAATCTGACCGAGGCACTACGGGATACCATGATCCATGAAGCGACGCATCAGCTCGCCTTCAATACCGGTCTCCATTCGCGGATTGGCGATAATCCCCGCTGGGTTGTAGAAGGCCTGGCGACTACTTTCGAGTCCGACGAACTCCGTTCACACACGGGAGGTAAAGCGGACTCCACTTCCCGCATCAACCGGGATCGGTTGATCTGGTTCATGAATTATTCCCACACCCGACGCAAACAGGATTCCCTGCGTTCCTTCATCCGGGAAGATAATTTATTTAAAACATCGACACTGGATGCGTACGCCGAATCCTGGGCGCTCACATTTTTCCTGGTGGAAACACAACCGGCCCGCTATGCACGCTACCTGAAACAGGTTGCCCAGCGCGATCCGCTTAAGCCCTATACGGCAGATGCCCGGGAACGCGATTTTCAGAAGGCGTTTAAAACGAATCTGCGTTCGCTCGAAGTCGACTACCTGAAATTCATGGACCAACTCGCAGAGAGTTTGGTCAAACAGAGTCGCCCCTGATGCTCGTCTCAATCAGGCAGCCTGGGCGGAAGATTCTTCTTCCATCGCGGCAATGACCAGCGCACCGCGGATGATTGCATCAGCGGCATCCGGAATACAGACGACCTGTTGTGCGTCGAACTGGATGTCACGGCTGTTTAGATGCTGAGCCAGTAATTCTCCCAGTCCGTTAACTGTAGCCAGTTCGCCCAGATAGATCACGGGCAGTGTGGCCAGTGTGGACGTGTAGGCCTGAATGGATGCCATCTGGGAAACGAACTGATCCAGCAGACTGTCGAGCAGGCTGTCGTACCAGTTGGAGATGGCAGAGGGGCTGGAGAGATAGGGGCTCAGACTGACTTCCGGGCCGAGGCGTTTTTCTCGAGCGGCCGCCAGGTCGGGAATCAATTCTCCCTCCGGATTCTTGATCAGCAATTTGTAAGCATGTGCCAGTTGTTCGTCCATCCATTCACTGCCATACGGAGTCGACTGGCGCGCCACAACACGGCTTTGATGAATCAGCCCAATCTCGGAGTGCGAGTGCCCCAGGTAAACTACATATCCCGAGAATCGCGAGGCGGCTGGCAGCGAAGACAACCCTGCAGCCAGGGTGATTGTCGTCGCAAATGGTTTGTATCCCTGCAGAGCGATTAACTGAGACACCAGTTTCGATAACGCTGATGTAGAAGTCGATCCCGGCGTGATGAAGGCACAGTGCTCCCCGGTTGTGCGAGAACGCGGTAGTACTGACTGAATCAGTGTCGAGAGCAGTTGACGATGAACGGGATCGTTCAGCACCAGTTCTCCCTGTTCGATCAGAGGCAGCAGCTCAAGATTTGAGAAACGAGAGATCTTTCCTGCCTGCTCCCCGGGGATGATCAAGGTCCCTTCCGAAAACAGGAATGGTACGGAAAGACGTTGCAGGAGCTGGCGGTTCTCGTTGGAATCATCCATGACGGCATAAGCCGTATCGATAGAACGTCGTGTCAGCTTAAACTGTTCATTGTTTTGTAAGGTTCGCAGGCAGATCGAGCCTGTCAGTAAGGCACTACTCATTTGGGCATGACTCCCTGTACGGCTTGGAGAACCCGATCAAGTATACTGCTCTGTTCCATTTTCTTCTCTGAACCTGCCTGAACCTTCCCAGGGGGACCTGTATGAGGACGGGGTGGTGCCGCAGGAACTTCGTGTTCTTTGTTATTACCGGGATGAGAACGATCAAAGCGGAACGTCGGTGCTTTCAGTTTTTTCTCATCTGGTTTACGCACTGGATCCGGCACCGGTGGTGGAGAAGCGTCGTGGCCTGCTGCCACTTTCGTATCCGGAGTCTTCTGCTTCAGGAAATGCGGACCTTTGAGGGCCTCGGCCTGATCGATGCGTCCTTTTTTACTTTGATGACGCCCGTAGATAAATGTCTGTGTCGGAATCTGAGGCGTTTCATCAATCACGGGAATCTGCTTCTCCAGGATCTGTTCCAGCAATGACTTCTCGGGCAGGGGAGGCAGTTCTTCCCAGCTGGTGATGATCGCAGCCGGTTCCGATGATGTCTGTTCTAATGCTTCCTGTTTCGCAGTGACCTGTTCTTCTTCGGAAACTGCTAATGCGAACTCAGACTGCTCTGCCTGTTCCTGGGGGAAAACCGGTTTCTTTCGCAGGTATTTCCAGAGAGCGAATGCCACTCCGGCCAGCAGCAGAAACCCGGTTCCCGGCGGCCAGAAGCCAGCTTCGTCTTCATCGTATTCGATTTCTGATTTGGGACGCTCATCGTCGAGCAGAGTCTGTACGTCATCTTTCGGGGCTTCAGGAGCCCGGCCCAGGTCCAGATCGGGAACGGAAGAACCAGACGACTTCTGCTCCTCCTCATCAGCATGATGATGTTCGGAATGGGACTCTGCTTTCTCTGAGGTGGCCCCCAGCGGATTCGGGATCGCAGCTAAAGTCGCTGAAGTCTGTTGCAGCAGTGGACCATTCAGCTGCAGCGGTTTCTGTTCGGGTTCTGTGGTCTTTTGCTCTTGAGCAGGAGTTTCCTCTTCCGGATGAGTGACCTGACGCGGAGTTATGGAAGCTTCCTGATCCAGGGGAGTCGCGTTCCGGAAACGTGAATCGTTGGCAGAGATCGAACTCGGTGCAGATGTCTGCCGATGGAGACGAGCCCCGGTGGCGGCAGAATTTTGTAATGGTCGCGGCGTCGGTAATGAATGGGGTACCAGCGAAAGATTCATCGCTTGTGGTGCACCCAGGACGAGCACCGTGCCCGATTCGAAGCGGGTGGTCAGCTTTCTGGTTTTAAATTGAGCCTGGGCCCGACGACGTTCGGGGGGAATAATTTTGATGGCTTCTGACATCGCTGCATACTGTTCGACCGGCTGTCGCAGACAACGCAAGACGCTGGCCAGATCAGCGATTTCAGCAGGAACCCCAAAGACAATCGGGTAGTCGCGTAAATTCAGAATGGCAATCTGCACCAGACCTCGCGAAGCCGATGATTGTGCCGATCCTGAGACCGTGTTGTCTTCGAGCAGATTTGCAGATGATTTCACGGCGATCAACACATCACCATGCATCAGGGGTAGATCCATCTCTGGTGAATAGAAGATTTCCTGGCTGATGCGGCCGCCACGAACGATGCGAATCAATCCTGAAGCCTGGGGGGTCATTCCCCCTGCACCGGAGATGACCGCATTCATGTTCAGTTCAGCACTGTTGACTTCATAGGCAGCACACTGGTTGAATTCGCCCAACAGTCCGATCACTGCCTTCTGCTGTGTGGGGGACTCGGTCAATTCCAGATTACGAAAGACGGTCTGCGCACGAGTGACGTTGCAGGCTCCTGATAGCAGAGCGAGCGTCAAAGCTGCGAACCAAACCTTATGCCAGCGGTACATCCGGCGATCCTTACTGTCAGTGGGAGAGTCAGACGATACGACAATGAAATGCGTAGAGAGAGCCGTACAATCATTAAAATCGGCATAAACTAACATGCGCCATCAGTCAAAATCCCGTTTTTCGGGGAAAACTGCCAGATCTGAGGTCCCGAAGTAGTTCAAGTAAGTGATGATTTATCAGTCACTTGAGTCAATTATGAGAATTGGGAATCACGGCCTGTGATCTGAAAATGACACCAATTTCGTGATCGCTATTGATTCCAAGTCAAATCTGATATTGCTAGGATGAACCGGTGAGGAAAACGAAATTCAGATCCCTGGTTACTGGTTTCGGACTTTGTGCTCATCCACGCTCTTTTCCAGGGTCTTGCTGATATAATGGGACCAGTCT
This region includes:
- a CDS encoding DUF1570 domain-containing protein, whose product is MSTCLQSFLFCLRGVSLFCLLAVPVCAKPPSLIELKTEDQVFTGKSLIHDHDVSWMVDQTGMLSKVPLKKVTSFRRVASEFQTLSLSEMKKQLQDEFGPLFEVTTTRHYLVCAPRGKARAYANVFEELYQSFSHYFALRGYQVKTPEFMMVAVIFPDQQQFFEYCRKDGVRAGQGLLGYYHPYTNRTALFDQNAAPTVGELEQTQSGTQLTYSRISNSGKNLTEALRDTMIHEATHQLAFNTGLHSRIGDNPRWVVEGLATTFESDELRSHTGGKADSTSRINRDRLIWFMNYSHTRRKQDSLRSFIREDNLFKTSTLDAYAESWALTFFLVETQPARYARYLKQVAQRDPLKPYTADARERDFQKAFKTNLRSLEVDYLKFMDQLAESLVKQSRP
- a CDS encoding SufE family protein is translated as MNEKIITIDELLEEFDFLGDWEERCDFLIDLGFELPPMPETEKTEANRVHGCQSMVWLTTGLQESEGRKVLRINADSDALIVKGLIAVLLAIYQNRTPDEVLKIDVKDYFSRLQLDKYLSTQRKNGLMGMVERVQQEARVLAEQN